The Macaca thibetana thibetana isolate TM-01 chromosome 5, ASM2454274v1, whole genome shotgun sequence genomic sequence GAAACATTCTGGAGATTAACACCGGAAACCAGGTACGCCGAATGGACATCTGTTACACACGTCACCCAACAACAGCTGAATACACAGTCCTCTCGAGCGCCCACAGACATTCCCCATGACAGACCACATgccaggccacaaaacaagcctcagtGAATGGAGAAGGACTGAGACCAAAGCAGAGGTGTTCTTCAGCTGTACTGGCACGAAACGAAATCAACAGTGAAGCAAATGTgggaaattcaaaaatatgtggaaattacaCATTCCTAAACAACCAGTGAGTCAAAGAAGAGACCATCAGGGAAACTGAAAACTAATTTGAGAAGAATGCAAACAAATACACAGccctggccagcgtggtggctcatgcctgtcatcccagcactgtgggaggccaaggcgggagaatcgcttgagtccaggagtttgagaccagcctgggaaacatggtgaaaccctgtctctataaaaaatacaaaaattagggccaggcgtggtgatgctcgtctgtaatcccagctactcaggaggctgaggcatgagaatagcttgaacctcgtagaagttgcagtgagccaaaattgcaccactgcactccaacctgggcaatagagcaaaactctgtcttaaaaaaaaaaaaaaaaaaaaaaaaaggcacagcaTATCAAAAATTCCAAGATGCAGCTAAGGCAGTGCtgaaagggaaatttataactgTAAATGTCTAcattcaaagaaagaagaaaaatctcaaatcaaaaaCCTAACCTTTCACcttgagaaactagaaaaagaatgaactaaacccaaagcaaacaaaaggaagagaataataaacatgagagtagaaatggaagtaaaaatacagagaatggaaaaacaaaagagataatCAACAGAACCAAAAGtgggttttttgaaaataataacaaaattaacaaatctttcaccagactgaccaagaaaagaaagatggacaCAAATGACTGAAATCAGAGACTGAGccccatggctcacgcctgtcatcccagcgctttgtgAGGCCGAGCTGGAAGGATCGCTGAGGCcagcattcaagaccagcctgggggaagatgatgagaccccatctctaataaaaataaataaataaataattaaaaactcaagtttctaaaatcagaaatgaaagaggaaacctTATTGCCGACCTGACAGAAATAAAAGGATTCCATGAAAACACCAGGAACAATTGTAAACCAACAAATCAGATCATCTAGACACAACAGCCACACTCCtacaaagacacaaactaccGAAAGTGACTCAAAAATGACCCCAAGTAAGCATGTGGGGTATCAGCCCCGCCCTCGGTCTCCTCGACTGTTCAGCGCGGGGTGGGGAGACAGGGAAGCATGATCCCCGTTCCCTGGCCCGCATTTCCAAGTCTGAATCCCCCAGCACCCCACAGAGGGCCTTGTAGGAGGAGGTGCCACAGACTATTGTGCCAGGAGCCAccggaggctgcagtgggggcTGGGGCGCTGGGTTCCTGGAGGGTCTCCTTCCAGTCAGAGAATGCCCCTGGGGAAGAAGCCTGGGTCTGAACCCCCTACCCCTCCTTGGGCAGATGTGTGGGACCGGGGCCCCTTCACATGGTCCTTTCCAAAATCTCATCCCTCCTAGGGCCAGGAGTGGGTGCCAGGCCTATGCTGGGAAATGGGCAGATTTGGCCACAGCCCCTGGGGCTCTGGGCCAGGCCACAGGAGGCACCTCTGAGTGGTCTCACTACGCCATGACGTCCATCCTGGGAGGATGGACAAAGCGCTGCAAGGCAGAGGGGACCCACAACAGTATCCCTTGTCTCAGCCATTTCCCTGGactcaacttcctcatctatCCTCTGCGGCCTAGATTTCGGACAGCCCTGCCCCCCTACTGTCTGTTCACTGCTCAGTCTGCAGTGACTGTTCCATAGCACTCCATGGCTCCCCAGTGCTCTTGGGGAAAAGACCAAGCCACAGCCTGAGGCCCCAGGCCCTGCTTAGCTCTCCAGAAGAGCTTCTCACCATCCAGCACCCAACCCACCCCCTCCCAACTCTGCACCTCCCTGCATAAGCCCTGCTCACTCACCCCTGCTCACACCCCACTCATCCCCGCTCACACTCCCGCTCACTCACCCCCATCACACCCCCACTCACTCACCACCACTCACCCCACTCATCCCCGCTCACACTCCTGCTCACTCACCCCCATCACACCTCCGCTCACTCACCCCCACTCAGTCATCCCCGCTCACACTCCCGCTCACTCACCCCCActcactcaccaccacaccccactcaTCCCCGCAGCTCACACTCCTGCTCACTCACCCCCATCACACCTCCGCTCACTCACCCGCACTCACACCCCACTCATCCCTGCTCACACTCCCACTCACTCACCCCATCACACCTCCGCTCACTCACCCCCCCTCACCACCACTCACACCCCACTCATCCCTGCTCACACTCCCGCTCACTCACCCCATCACACCCCCACTCACTCACCGCCACTCACACTCCACTCATCCCCGCTCACACTCCCACTCACCCCATCACACCTCTGCTCACTCACCCCCACTCACTCATCCCTGCTCACACTCCCGCTCACTCACCCCCACTCATCATCCCCGCTCACACTCCCACTCACTCACCCCCATCACACCCCCACTCACTCACCGCCACTCACACCCCACTCATCCCCGCTCACTCACCCCCACTCGCTCACCCCTGGGCCTTCACACAGGCTACACCACCAGCCCCTCTCCCACACCTATTACTTGACTAAATCCTCTCAACCCTGTGGTCCCAGACTGAAGAGGCTTCCCTAACCCGGGGCCAAGTGCTGCCCCGCCATCATGCCACTCACCCTTTTGTGGCTTCTCTGGCCTGAAGCTCACATTCCCATGCTCAGCCCCTGCCACCCGAGGACCCCACAAGCCCCATTTGTGGGTGGGGCCTGGCACACTCTGCACAACGAGCTGCTTTTGCATGAACTGCTCTGCGGCTTTGGGCAATCACCCGCCCCTGTGTCCTCTGTGAagtgggatgacaggtgcacaggCTGCCGAGATACCAAGCAGATAACACGGGCACAAGAACCGCCGTTCAGGGCCTGGCTCATGCAGGGGCCCCAAGTCCCAGCTCAGCAGAGCCTGCCTTGATCCCAGGGTTATGTCTAGGGATTCCCAGCATGCAGGACTTTCAGTGCTCAAGGCAGGATGGTCCCTGGGCAAACCGGGAAGAGCTGGCTGCCCCAGTAGGGCACAGAGGGCCTGGCCCTGCATTGGAACCGCCTGTCTCTAGGGCTCTTGCCAACATCTGCTGTTGGCCACGACTCAGCACTTTCGATGGTGGAAAAACCACCACTTGTTTCTGAATCACAAACCCCAGGTGTGCCCTGACCCGAGTGGCCCCAGAAGGCACACAGGAGGAACCGGGGCACTCACTCTCCACGTGGCCCATCTCCTCAGCGACCAGAAGGGCCCACTCATAGTAGCCCTTGCCCTGCTGGGCCGGGCCCTGGCGGGTGCAGAGGTGGCCCAGCTGCAGGAGCACGTGGGTGAAGTCCCGGCCACACTCCCCGCAGGGCAGCCTCGAGAACAGCCACACGGCCTCCAGGAGGTAGTGCTGGGCCAGCCTGCTGGCACCCGCGTGCAGGCACAGGGCCCCGAAGTTGGCCAGCGCCACTGCCTGGTTCCTCCGCTGGCCCAGGTCCCGAGTCACCTGTAGGGCGCGGTAGTAGCCCTCGGCTGCCTGCCTAGTCCGGCCCATCCTCTTCAGAGCCACGGCCACCATGTTGGCAATCACACCCTCCTGGTCCTCACTGGCCACCACTGCATCCTGGACAGACTGCAGGATGTCCAGGGCCACCGGGCTCTGCCCATGAAGCACATGCAGCCAGGCCAGGGCCACCAGGTGGTCCACGATGGCACGGACTCCGGCAACAGCACTGGCTTCCACCGCCTGCATCATGAAGGTGATGGCCGGGCCGTGGTAGCCATGGTGGCTATACAGCTGGGCCAGGCTGGCGTGGAGAAGGCCGCGCAGCGCCTGGCCTGTGCCCGGGGTTAGGGAGGCCAGCGCTCGCCTGAGGTAGTGGGAAGTCTGGGTGGGGAGGCTCTGGGGCTGGAGGGCATTCTGGAGCACCAGGTTCACGCTCCCCAGCAAGCCGGCCAGCGAGTCCTGTGTCCTCAATGAGGCCACCTTGACACAGCTCAGCACCAGGTGGGGCAGGCACTTGCGGCTGTAGATGTCAGCCAGGAGTAGGGAGCAGTCTGAGAGCCACGCAGCCTCTGGGGCTCCCGAGTCCCTGTGCAAAAGCAGCAGCCGCTCTAGGAAGGGCAGGGCCTCCTCGGGCTGCTTGAGGTGCACGTGGTGCCTGGCCAGCAGGAAGCAGGCCCGGGCCTCGGCCTGCAGGCTCTGGCCACCCACCGCCCACCGCGGCGCCAGCTGCAGGAGCTCCCCCTCCGCCTCGGTGCTGCAGATGTGGCCGGCGTCCCCAGGAGCAGGGCCACGGCTTTGGGAACCACCTGTGTACACTTCTCCCGGTTCTTCTGCTTCCGGTAAATGCTGGCCAGGTTGGCGTACACAGCCACCACCAGGAACAGGTCCCCGAAGCTGCCTTCCAGGGCCCCCAGTGCTTCCTCAAAGTACACCCGGGCCTGGGACAGCTTGAGCCTCCTGCTGCACAGCCGCCCCAGGAGGAAGCAGAGCCTGGCCAGGGCCATGAGGAGGCCAGCGTTCTTGGCCGCCCCTCGGGCCTGTGCCAGGCGCCCAGTCAGCTCCTCCTTGTCGCTAAAGCTGCAGAACACGCTGCTCAGCCATGGCAGCGCCACGTCGTACAGGCCACGGAAGCTGGCCTTGTACCCGGGGGCGTTCAGGAACAGCAGCAGTGAGCTCAGGGCCTCTGGGTCCTCCCAGTCGTCCTCAGCTTCCAAGCAGAAGGAGGGCTCCTCAGGGTCCTGCAGGCTGTGGCTGTGCACCCCTCCTGTGATACTGTTCTTAATATCCTAGGGAAGAGAGGATGATACCACACCCagtatcgcagggggtgtacacccacccagtgatattgttcttaaggtactccacctcccaccaccagggatattgttcctaatatccagaggaagagaggaaaacatCATGTCCAATATAGCAGGGGAGTGTACACACCCTCTGTGATGTTGTTCCTAGTATCCAAAGGTAGAGATGATGATATTACTGgccatatcgcagggggtgtacacccttctgtgatattgtttttgacATTCAGTGGGGGAGAGGACAACATTAATCCGGTTATCGCGGAAGGTGTACATACCCCTGTGATGTAGTTCCTAATGTACAGGGGAGAGAGAAGAATATTGCTCTcgatatcgcagggggtgtaacCACCCTGCTCCCCatatattgttcttaatatccagcGGGAAAGAGGCTGATTTTACTTTCGATATCGCAGTGGGTGTACACCGCCCCCAACCCTGGGGTAtcattcctaatatccaggggggaaGAAGATGACATGGCCGACAATATCGAAGGGGGTGGACACCTCTTCTGTGATATCGTTCCTGATATCCAGGGTGTGagtggatgatattactcccaataaagTAGGAACCATACAGCCACCCTGGGATTTTGTCCTTAATAACCACAGGGGAGAGGTGATATTACTACCAATATTGCAAGGCGtgtacacccctcctgtgatCTTGTTTCTGATGTCCAGGAAAGGAGAAGATGGCATTACTACCAATATTGAAGAGATGTACAGCCCCCATGGGATATTGTTCTAAAGATACAAGTTGAAAGAGGATGAGATACAAGTTGAAAGAGGATTGAGATTCCATCCAATATAACAAGGGGTGTGCACCCCGCCTATGATATGAATTGTAAAacctagaagaagagagaatgacatTCCTTCCAAAAACACACGaggtgtacacccaccctgtgatattgttcctgtcatctaaaggaagagatgatgataCTACTCCCACAACCGGAGAAGGTacacacccccctgtgatattgttccttaTAACTTGTGGGGGAGAgcatgatattacttccaatatgaCAGTGGCTtgacacccagtctgtgatattgttcctaatttcCAGTAGTATGATGTTCCTGCCGAGAGTAGCAGGTGTACAGCCGCCCGGCGATGTGTCTCTGATTGTTCAGGGAAACACAGGACGACATTACCCCAAATCTCCCAAAAAGTGTACACCCATTGtgtgatatggttcctaataTCCGGAGGTGCAGAGGATGGTGTTCGTTCTCCTATCGCAGGCTGTGTACACACAACCTGTgaaattgttcctaatatcctgaACTAAAAAAACTGCTAATAATGGACACACATTGCAGGGGGGAGTCATTTTTACGATCCACATCGTAATGGGGAGTAATAGCaaccccctctctcctcctcactgTTACCATCCACATGGCAGTGGGCTGAGGCACCCCCCGCGATGGGTGAGGTGCCCCCCAATGCCATCGCAGGCTTTAATGTATTCACTTAAAGTTTTTCCCTCATTTAGATCTGCCTTTCCCTTAATAGGTCTAATTGCTGCCTGACCTTCTGTATTAGCATTTTCATGAGCAAGCAGCTGAACGATCACTTTCTTGTCATGAGAATCGGAAATAGCCTTTTGAGCCGCATCCTGCAAACGGGCAATAGAATCTGGATAAGGCTCCCTTGGACCCTGTTGAACTGTGTTAAAAGAAGGATAAGCAGTAGCAGGTTGTGAATTCTTTTCCCAGGCTCTTAGGCATGTAGTTCTGAGCTGATCAACAGCCTCATCACCCATTACCATCTGTTGATTTAGAGTACCCCATGCCTGTCCGATTCCAAGCGATTGATCAGATGTGGTATTAACGGGATGTTGGGCTCGAGCGTTTCTGCGTGCCTGATTTGTTGCTTCATCCATCCACCAGGTTTTAAATTGGAGAAATTCAGAGGGGGACAGGGTGTATCGGGCTAGTGCCTTCCAATCTGTAGGTATTCAACGTCTGTTATAAGCCACACATTGTAACAAGGAATGAACATAAGGAGAATTTGGCCCATCTGTCCAATTGCTTGCTTtaagtcttttaatattttaaaaggaaatggctCCCAGCATGCTTGAGCAAGTTCTCTGGGCTCCTCAGCTGGCGAAAGAATTGCCAGAAACTGCCAAGCATTCAAATCCCCCATTTCT encodes the following:
- the LOC126954467 gene encoding LOW QUALITY PROTEIN: SH3 domain and tetratricopeptide repeat-containing protein 1-like (The sequence of the model RefSeq protein was modified relative to this genomic sequence to represent the inferred CDS: inserted 1 base in 1 codon), whose protein sequence is MSSCVSLNNQRHIAGRLYTCYSRTIYGEQGGYTPCDIESNILLSPLYIRNYITGDIKNSITGGVHSHSLQDPEEPSFCLEAEDDWEDPEALSSLLLFLNAPGYKASFRGLYDVALPWLSSVFCSFSDKEELTGRLAQARGAAKNAGLLMALARLCFLLGRLCSRRLKLSQARVYFEEALGALEGSFGDLFLVVAVYANLASIYRKQKNREKCTQVVPKAVALLLGTPXHICSTEAEGELLQLAPRWAVGGQSLQAEARACFLLARHHVHLKQPEEALPFLERLLLLHRDSGAPEAAWLSDCSLLLADIYSRKCLPHLVLSCVKVASLRTQDSLAGLLGSVNLVLQNALQPQSLPTQTSHYLRRALASLTPGTGQALRGLLHASLAQLYSHHGYHGPAITFMMQAVEASAVAGVRAIVDHLVALAWLHVLHGQSPVALDILQSVQDAVVASEDQEGVIANMVAVALKRMGRTRQAAEGYYRALQVTRDLGQRRNQAVALANFGALCLHAGASRLAQHYLLEAVWLFSRLPCGECGRDFTHVLLQLGHLCTRQGPAQQGKGYYEWALLVAEEMGHVESECPGSSCVPSGATRVRAHLGFVIQKQVVVFPPSKVLSRGQQQMLARALETGGSNAGPGPLCPTGAASSSRFAQGPSCLEH